The Malus domestica chromosome 06, GDT2T_hap1 genome has a segment encoding these proteins:
- the LOC103436678 gene encoding chlorophyll a-b binding protein 7, chloroplastic, with amino-acid sequence MAVLGGGLGGAWPRPCSAYSSFFGHPPSLPPLNLKLKSPNNQKSPPPPRFGVCKASWQELVGVVVFSAIPFTAVKAIANSALGQSLQKRLEERKKLAVENSSTFRASAQIARKRSLWYGEGRPRWLGPIPYDYPAYLTGELPGDYGFDVIGLSKDPVAFQKYFNFEILHARWAMLAALGALVPEILDLLGAFHFVEPVWWRVGYSKLKGDTLDYLGIPGLHVAGSQGVIVIAICQVLLMVGPEYARYCGIEALEPLGIYLPGDVNYPGGELFDPLNLAKDPVAFEELKVKEIKNGRLAMVAWLGFYSQAALTGKGPVHNLLEHISDPLHNNVFTLLKSM; translated from the exons ATGGCTGTTCTGGGAGGAGGACTCGGAGGAGCTTGGCCGCGGCCATGTTCAGCTTACTCCTCTTTCTTTGGGCATCCTCCGTCTCTTCCCCCCCTAAACCTCAAGCTCAAATCCCCAAACAACCAAaagtctcctcctcctcctcgttTTGGTGTCTGCAAAGCTTCATGGCAAGAg CTTGTGGGAGTTGTGGTATTCTCTGCCATTCCATTCACGGCCGTGAAAGCCATAGCCAATAGCGCACTCGGACAGTCTCTGCAGAAGCGGTTGGAGGAAAGGAAGAAACTTGCTGTGGAGAATTCTTCCACCTTTAGGGCCTCCGCCCAAATCGCACGAAAACGCAG CTTGTGGTACGGAGAAGGGCGTCCCCGCTGGCTTGGCCCAATTCCATATGATTATCCTGCATATCTTACTGGAGAACTACCTGGGGATTATGGTTTTGATGTTATAGGTCTGAGCAAGGATCCTGTTGCTTTCCAAAAGTATTTTAA CTTTGAAATACTCCATGCTCGTTGGGCTATGCTAGCTGCCCTTGGTGCTTTGGTTCCTGAAATATTAGATCTCTTAGGAGCCTTTCATTTTGTTGAGCCAGTATGGTGGCGAGTTGGCTATTCAAAACTTAAG GGAGACACACTAGACTACCTTGGTATCCCGGGGCTCCATGTAGCAGGAAGCCAAGGAGTAATTGTCATAGCCATATGCCAAGTTCTCCTGatg GTTGGACCTGAATATGCAAGGTATTGTGGGATTGAAGCATTAGAGCCTTTGGGAATATACCTGCCAGGCGATGTTAATTACCCGGGAGGAGAGCTTTTTGATCCCTTGAACCTCGCCAAAGACCCCGTAGCCTTTGAGGAGCTGAAGGTGAAGGAGATAAAAAATGGGCGCCTAGCTATGGTGGCCTGGTTAGGCTTCTACAGTCAAGCTGCATTGACAGGTAAAGGTCCTGTTCACAACTTGCTTGAACACATTTCAGACCCCTTACACAATAATGTGTTTACACTACTCAAATCAATGTAA
- the LOC103436677 gene encoding calvin cycle protein CP12-3, chloroplastic has product MACVPSGVGTGRGYLTKMKDLSATASVSLRSLDLGGGRGRRRMRGVMVAMAVQGRFKGTQMREKQLTEMIEKKVVEATEVCEGDPKTDECKVAWDEVEEVSQAKADLRLKLEKHKDPLESFCQENPETDECRIYED; this is encoded by the coding sequence ATGGCGTGTGTACCGTCAGGAGTGGGAACAGGAAGAGGATACTTGACGAAGATGAAGGATTTATCAGCGACGGCATCTGTGAGTTTGAGATCATTGGATTTAGGAGGAGGTagggggaggaggaggatgagagGCGTGATGGTGGCGATGGCGGTGCAGGGTAGGTTCAAAGGGACGCAGATGAGGGAGAAGCAGCTGACGGAGATGATTGAGAAGAAGGTGGTGGAAGCAACGGAGGTCTGCGAGGGAGATCCGAAGACGGACGAGTGCAAGGTGGCGTGGGACGAGGTGGAGGAGGTGAGCCAAGCCAAGGCCGATCTAAGGCTCAAACTGGAAAAGCACAAAGATCCCCTCGAGTCATTTTGTCAGGAGAATCCGGAGACGGACGAGTGCCGAATCTACGAGGATTAA
- the LOC103436676 gene encoding mitotic spindle checkpoint protein BUBR1 isoform X2, which produces MADSGIEIEKVEWLDPEMEFLASKRETGNEWELFKENVRPLKRGRKVAILNEALKVHNDNQLKMSLLDQRRLLIQAIDEYKGEDPLHPWLECIKWVQEAFPPGGDSSGLVVIYEQCVRTFWHSDRYKDDLRYLKVWLEYAENCVDAQVIYSFLDANEIGKTHAVFYISYALLLESKNKMKAANETFNLGISRNAQPVEKLKDAYRKFIARSMRKPKAAEEDPMEKHLPTRSFGTVLSKGENRKLGSSDLLRNNLKPDRDRVLAPINIYKESNSADVGSRYHPDMPKTDLNSWHTLGPRAERNKENNAIPTKWTTYKIPQRPGSRTRGAGASSTCIEVFVDEECEEKHRMNVEEGAKSSTVQLRLEEERDLKRETELLREDPLRNFPPNSLPR; this is translated from the exons ATGGCGGATAGTGGAATAGAGATAGAGAAAGTAGAGTGGTTGGATCCAGAGATGGAGTTTCTGGCATCGAAGCGAGAGACGGGGAATGAGTGGGAGCTCTTTAAGGAGAATGTTAGGCCCTTGAAGAGAGGCCGCAAAGTCGCCATCTTAAACGAAGCTCTCAAAGTTCACAACGACAATCAACTCAAGATGTCCCTCCTTGACCAAAGAAG GCTGTTGATTCAAGCGATTGACGAGTATAAAGGCGAGGATCCTCTCCACCCATGGCTTGA GTGTATCAAGTGGGTTCAGGAAGCATTTCCACCTGGTGGAGATTCCTCGGGGTTGGTGGTGATATACGAGCAATGCGTACGTACATTTTGGCATTCAGACCGTTACAAGGATGATCTCCGCTATCTCAAAGTCTGGTTGGAATAT GCTGAAAATTGTGTAGATGCTCAAGTCATATACAGTTTTCTTGATGCAAATGAAATCGGGAAGACACATGCGGTTTTCTACATCTCATATGCTTTGCTCTTGGAATCCAAGAACAAAATGAAAGCTGCCAATGAAACATTTAATCTTGGGATATCTAG GAATGCTCAGCCCGTAGAAAAATTGAAGGATGCATATAGGAAATTTATTGCTCGCTCTATGAGAAAACCAAAAGCTGCAGAG GAGGATCCAATGGAGAAACATTTACCCACCCGAAGCTTTGGAACTGTCCTTTCCAAGGGAGAGAATC GAAAGCTGGGGAGCTCTGATCTGCTGAGGAATAATTTGAAGCCAGATAG GGATCGTGTCCTGGCTCCAATCAACATTTATAAAGAGTCAAATTCTGCTGATGTTGGATCTCGTTACCATCCAGATATGCCAAAGACAGACCTGAATTCTTGGCACACCCTTGGACCTAGAGCcgagagaaataaagaaaacaatgctATCCCTACCAAGTGGACGACGTACAAG ATTCCACAGAGACCTGGATCTAGAACTAGAGGAGCAGGTGCTAGTAGCACCTGTATTGAAGtttttgttgatgaagaatgTGAAGA GAAACATAGAATGAATGTTGAGGAGGGTGCCAAGTCTTCAACCGTGCAACTTAGACtggaggaggagagagatcTCAAAAG GGAAACAGAATTGCTGCGGGAGGACCCCTTGCGCAATTTCCCTCCCAACAGTCTTCCTAGGTGA
- the LOC103436676 gene encoding mitotic spindle checkpoint protein BUBR1 isoform X1: protein MADSGIEIEKVEWLDPEMEFLASKRETGNEWELFKENVRPLKRGRKVAILNEALKVHNDNQLKMSLLDQRRLLIQAIDEYKGEDPLHPWLECIKWVQEAFPPGGDSSGLVVIYEQCVRTFWHSDRYKDDLRYLKVWLEYAENCVDAQVIYSFLDANEIGKTHAVFYISYALLLESKNKMKAANETFNLGISRNAQPVEKLKDAYRKFIARSMRKPKAAEEDPMEKHLPTRSFGTVLSKGENRKLGSSDLLRNNLKPDRDRVLAPINIYKESNSADVGSRYHPDMPKTDLNSWHTLGPRAERNKENNAIPTKWTTYKIPQRPGSRTRGAGASSTCIEVFVDEECEEKHRMNVEEGAKSSTVQLRLEEERDLKRETELLREDPLRNFPPNSLPRSTLQNLCLFECYMMIHSQINALSL, encoded by the exons ATGGCGGATAGTGGAATAGAGATAGAGAAAGTAGAGTGGTTGGATCCAGAGATGGAGTTTCTGGCATCGAAGCGAGAGACGGGGAATGAGTGGGAGCTCTTTAAGGAGAATGTTAGGCCCTTGAAGAGAGGCCGCAAAGTCGCCATCTTAAACGAAGCTCTCAAAGTTCACAACGACAATCAACTCAAGATGTCCCTCCTTGACCAAAGAAG GCTGTTGATTCAAGCGATTGACGAGTATAAAGGCGAGGATCCTCTCCACCCATGGCTTGA GTGTATCAAGTGGGTTCAGGAAGCATTTCCACCTGGTGGAGATTCCTCGGGGTTGGTGGTGATATACGAGCAATGCGTACGTACATTTTGGCATTCAGACCGTTACAAGGATGATCTCCGCTATCTCAAAGTCTGGTTGGAATAT GCTGAAAATTGTGTAGATGCTCAAGTCATATACAGTTTTCTTGATGCAAATGAAATCGGGAAGACACATGCGGTTTTCTACATCTCATATGCTTTGCTCTTGGAATCCAAGAACAAAATGAAAGCTGCCAATGAAACATTTAATCTTGGGATATCTAG GAATGCTCAGCCCGTAGAAAAATTGAAGGATGCATATAGGAAATTTATTGCTCGCTCTATGAGAAAACCAAAAGCTGCAGAG GAGGATCCAATGGAGAAACATTTACCCACCCGAAGCTTTGGAACTGTCCTTTCCAAGGGAGAGAATC GAAAGCTGGGGAGCTCTGATCTGCTGAGGAATAATTTGAAGCCAGATAG GGATCGTGTCCTGGCTCCAATCAACATTTATAAAGAGTCAAATTCTGCTGATGTTGGATCTCGTTACCATCCAGATATGCCAAAGACAGACCTGAATTCTTGGCACACCCTTGGACCTAGAGCcgagagaaataaagaaaacaatgctATCCCTACCAAGTGGACGACGTACAAG ATTCCACAGAGACCTGGATCTAGAACTAGAGGAGCAGGTGCTAGTAGCACCTGTATTGAAGtttttgttgatgaagaatgTGAAGA GAAACATAGAATGAATGTTGAGGAGGGTGCCAAGTCTTCAACCGTGCAACTTAGACtggaggaggagagagatcTCAAAAG GGAAACAGAATTGCTGCGGGAGGACCCCTTGCGCAATTTCCCTCCCAACAGTCTTCCTAG ATCAACGCTCCAAAATTTATGCTTGTTTGAGTGTTATATGATGATACATTCGCAGATCAACGCTTTATCTCTCTAA
- the LOC103436674 gene encoding splicing factor U2af small subunit B, whose translation MAEHLASIFGTEKDRVNCPFYFKIGACRHGDRCSRLHNRPTISPTLLLSNMYQRPDMITPGVDSQGQPLDPRKIQEHFEDFYEDIFEELTKFGEIESLNVCDNLADHMIGNVYVQFKEEDQAAAALQALQGRFYNGRPIIADFSPVTDFREATCRQFEENSCNRGGYCNFMHVKLIGRELRRRLFGRYRGYRISRSRSRSLSPRHRSRDYDKYDKRERDYRDRDYRGNGRRSKDRYERDRDRDGGRRRHGSSPRRSRSRSRSPVVVREGSEERRARIEQWNREREEKQ comes from the coding sequence ATGGCGGAGCACTTGGCTTCCATCTTCGGCACAGAGAAGGACCGCGTCAACTGCCCCTTCTATTTCAAGATCGGCGCTTGCCGCCACGGTGACCGCTGCTCTCGTCTGCACAACCGCCCGACCATCAGTCCCACGCTGCTGCTGTCCAACATGTACCAGCGGCCTGACATGATCACCCCCGGCGTCGACTCCCAGGGCCAGCCCCTCGACCCGCGCAAGATCCAAGAGCATTTCGAGGACTTCTACGAGGACATCTTCGAGGAGCTCACCAAGTTCGGCGAGATCGAAAGCCTCAACGTCTGCGACAACCTCGCCGATCACATGATCGGCAACGTATATGTCCAGTTCAAGGAGGAGGATCAGGCCGCCGCCGCTCTTCAGGCGCTGCAGGGCCGCTTCTACAATGGTCGCCCCATAATCGCCGACTTCTCGCCCGTGACCGACTTTCGCGAAGCCACGTGCCGCCAGTTCGAGGAGAACAGCTGCAACCGAGGGGGATATTGTAATTTCATGCACGTCAAGCTGATTGGGAGGGAGCTCAGGAGGAGGCTCTTCGGGAGGTACCGGGGCTACAGAATAAGCCGGAGCCGGAGCCGGAGTTTGAGCCCAAGGCATCGGAGCAGGGACTACGATAAGTACgataagagagagagggacTATCGGGACCGCGATTATCGCGGGAATGGGCGACGGAGCAAGGACAGGTACGAGAGGGACCGGGACAGAGACGGTGGGAGGAGAAGACACGGCAGCAGTCCCAGGCGGAGCAGGAGCAGGAGCAGGAGCCCCGTGGTGGTGAGGGAAGGCAGCGAGGAACGCCGAGCGAGGATTGAGCAGTGGAATCGAGAAAGGGAGGAGAAGCAGTGA
- the LOC103436673 gene encoding bZIP transcription factor 50: MELDADVGFLDEIDWDLWLDDASISNGLDHVFQLPNPPVTATGSTPLPPSSSTSPSSTVEEPEPPSNPSPDLLGAIETILMKDDDFDANKVPLAESGPANNDYYDQFLADVLVNSPSTDGDSNAFPDSDKDKFDRSPLTDDADDDPISKKRRRQLRNKDAAVRSRERRKMYVKDLEIKSKYFEAECRRLGNLLQCCYAENHALRLSLQMNNAYRQGHGGLASKQESAVLFLELLLLGSLLWCLDIMCLLALPRTLMTLLLHPLKNVDVDGNKALGRVGQRPRGGSNKMFQLPSFSKSRRCKSSRTKMKQSGLPWFLSIYVNSALPPLMLIT; this comes from the exons ATGGAATTGGACGCTGATGTTGGATTTCTGGATGAAATCGATTGGGATCTTTGGTTAGACGACGCCTCTATTTCCAATGGATTGGATCATGTCTTTCAGTTGCCAAATCCACCCGTCACCGCGACCGGTTCAACGCCGCTGCCGCCATCATCATCCACTTCGCCATCTTCAACGGTGGAGGAGCCTGAGCCTCCTTCGAACCCATCCCCGGATTTGCTCGGCGCGATCGAGACCATTTTGATGAAAGACGACGATTTCGACGCCAACAAGGTTCCTTTGGCGGAATCGGGACCCGCTAACAACGACTACTACGACCAATTTTTGGCAGATGTACTCGTCAATTCGCCTTCCACTGATGGCGATTCCAACGCTTTCCCCGATTCCGACAAAGACAAATTCGACCGCTCGCCGCTCACCGATGACGCCGACGACGATCCTATCTCCAAGAAAAGGAGAAG GCAGTTGAGAAACAAGGATGCGGCCGTGAGATCAAGGGAGAGGAGAAAGATGTATGTGAAGGATCTGGAGATTAAGAGCAAGTATTTTGAAGCTGAATGCAGGAGACTGGGCAATCTGCTCCAGTGCTGCTACGCCGAGAATCATGCTTTACGCTTGAGTTTGCAGATGAACAATGCATATCGACAAGGACATGGTGGTTTGGCCTCAAAGCAGGAGTCTGCTGTGCTCTTTTTGGAACTCCTGCTGTTGGGTTCCCTGCTTTGGTGCCTGGACATCATGTGCCTCCTTGCTCTGCCTCGAACTCTAATGACCCTGCTGCTACATCCACTGAAAAACGTGGACGTGGACGGAAACAAAGCTCTAGGAAGAGTGGGTCAAAGGCCAAGAGGGGGGTCGAATAAGATGTTTCAACTCCCATCTTTTTCTAAAAGTAGGAGATGCAAATCGTCAAGGACAAAGATGAAACAGAGTGGGTTGCCTTGGTTCCTGAGTATTTACGTGAACTCTGCTCTCCCTCCTCTAATGTTAATAACTTAA
- the LOC103436672 gene encoding uncharacterized protein, producing the protein MGSVLSSTTENPDPPSSNSTIPTDSHKAGSPPNSSNPHLADSDSKTPDKQNPKHSLDPQLGNKTLEEEKRQEDEGQSENVMEEEEEEEEGECGFCLFMKGGGCKESFIAWEECVRESEKTKEDVVEKCFEVTATLKKCMQAHSDYYLPILKAEEAAEKEVAKELEKEKDSESLEKNATLENTDQKGGSSSEKGDN; encoded by the coding sequence ATGGGGAGTGTTTTGTCTTCCACTACAGAAAATCCTGACCCGCCCTCGTCCAACTCAACGATTCCCACTGATTCTCATAAGGCTGGCTCACCACCAAACTCATCAAATCCCCACCTGGCCGATTCAGATTCTAAAACCCCAGACAAGCAAAATCCAAAACATTCCTTAGATCCCCAATTGGGtaacaaaaccctagaagaagAGAAGCGTCAGGAAGATGAAGGCCAATCAGAGAATGTTatggaggaagaagaggaagaggaggagggagagTGTGGCTTTTGCTTGTTCATGAAAGGGGGAGGGTGCAAGGAGAGTTTCATAGCTTGGGAAGAGTGCGTTAGGGAGTCTGAGAAGACAAAGGAGGATGTTGTTGAAAAGTGCTTTGAGGTCACCGCAACATTGAAGAAGTGTATGCAGGCTCATTCAGATTACTATCTGCCCATTTTGAAGGCTGAGGAGGCAGCTGAGAAGGAGGTTGCCAAAGAATTGGAGAAGGAAAAGGATTCTGAGAGCTTGGAGAAAAATGCTACTTTGGAAAATACGGATCAAAAGGGTGGAAGTTCCAGTGAAAAAGGAGACAATTAG
- the LOC139197166 gene encoding cyclin-D3-3-like — protein MGLASNLEPVCSQAYDNKNYDLISLSLQRMVLILLLAVIHISLLWINLQPIMVFMGTENSLIFAASRDAVLWMLKVNAHYRFTAFTAILAVNYFDRFISSFNFQIDKPWMVQLVAVTCLSLAARVEETEGPVFRPLSGGHEVSRRKRFREGRFWCSQLSSG, from the coding sequence ATGGGACTAGCATCTAACCTCGAACCTGTTTGCAGCCAAGCATACGACAACAAGAACTATGACCTCATTTCCCTCTCCCTTCAGCGCATGGTTTTAATCCTACTCCTGGCCGTAATCCACATTAGCCTTCTCTGGATTAATCTCCAGCCCATCATGGTTTTCATGGGAACAGAGAACTCTTTGATCTTCGCAGCTAGCCGTGATGCCGTGCTGTGGATGCTCAAAGTAAACGCCCATTACAGGTTCACAGCCTTCACTGCAATCCTAGCCGTTAACTACTTCGATCGGTTCATCTCAAGCTTCAATTTCCAGATAGATAAGCCATGGATGGTCCAGCTTGTGGCCGTCACTTGCCTCTCTCTGGCTGCCAGAGTGGAAGAAACTGAAGGTCCTGTTTTTAGACCTTTAAGTGGAGGACATGAAGTTTCGAGGCGGAAACGATTCAGAGAAGGGAGATTTTGGTGCTCTCAGCTCTCCAGTGGATGA
- the LOC103436671 gene encoding pyrophosphate--fructose 6-phosphate 1-phosphotransferase subunit alpha — protein MDSDYGIPRELSDLQKLRSQYQPELPPCLQGATVRVEFGDTTTSLDPTDSHTISRYFPHTYGQPLAHFLRATAKVPGAQVITEHPPVRVGVVFCGRQSPGGHNVIWGLHNALKVHNPNNTLLGFLGGSEGLFAQKTLEITDEILATYKNQGGYDLLGRTKDQIRTVEQVNATLTACKDLKLDGLVIIGGVTSNTDAAQLAETFAEAKCSTKVVGVPVTLNGDLKNQFVEANVGFDTICKVNSQLISNMCTDALSAEKYYYFIRLMGRKASHVALECTLQSHPNLVILGEEVAASKLTLFDITTQICDAVEARAAQDKNHGVILLPEGLIESIPEVYALLKEIHGLHRQGVSADKISTQLSPWASALFEFLPPFIKKQVLLLPESDDSAQLSQIETEKLLAHLVEGEMNKRQKEGTYKGKKFNAICHFFGYQARGSLPSKFDCDYAYVLGHIGYHILAAGLNGYMATITNLRNPVNKWRCGAAPLTAMMTVKRWAQNPGTASIGKPAIHPATVDLKGKAYDLLRQNATKFLLDDIYRNPGPLQFDGPGADSKAVSLCVEDQDYMGRIKKLQEYLDKIRTIVKPGCSQEVLKAALSVMASVTEVLSVMSSSPINGQSTL, from the exons ATGGATTCCGACTACGGCATTCCCAGAGAGCTCTCTGATCTTCAGAAACTCCGATCCCAATACCAACCCGAGCTTCCTCCTTGCCTCCag GGAGCTACCGTGAGGGTTGAATTTGGTGATACAACCACATCTTTAGATCCCACCGATTCCCACACCATCAGTCGCTACTTTCCCCACACTTACGGTCAGCCTTTGGCTCACTTTCTCAGGGCAACTGCCAAAGTCCCTGGTGCTCAGGTTATTACTGAGCATCCCCCTGTTAG GGTGGGAGTTGTCTTTTGTGGGAGACAATCACCCGGAGGACATAATGTTATATGGGGTCTTCACAACGCTCTAAAAGTTCACAACCCTAACAATACCTTACTTGGGTTTTTGG GGGGTTCTGAAGGTTTGTTTGCACAAAAAACTCTTGAGATAACAGATGAAATTCTTGCAACCTACAAAAACCAAG GTGGTTATGATTTGCTGGGAAGGACAAAAGACCAAATTAGAACAGTTGAGCAAGTCAACGCTACACTTACCGCATGCAAGGATTTGAAATTGGATGGCCTTGTCATTATTGGAG GTGTGACATCAAATACCGATGCCGCCCAGCTTGCAGAGACATTTGCGGAAGCAAAATGCTCAACAAAG GTGGTTGGTGTTCCTGTCACTTTGAATGGAGATCTTAAGAACCAGTTTGTCGAAGCAAATGTTGGTTTTGATACAATATGTAAG GTCAATTCCCAATTAATCAGCAATATGTGCACTGATGCTCTTTCAGCAGAGAAG TATTATTATTTCATTCGACTCATGGGCCGGAAGGCATCACATGTTGCGTTGGAGTGCACCCTCCAGTCCCATCCAAATTTG GTTATTCTTGGTGAGGAGGTGGCGGCATCAAAGCTAACTCTTTTTGACATTACAACACAAATTTGTGATGCAGTGGAAGCCCGTGCAGCACAAG ACAAGAATCATGGTGTCATCCTATTACCTGAAGGACTCATAGAAAGCATTCCTGAGGTGTATGCCCTCTTGAAG GAAATTCATGGTTTGCACAGGCAAGGAGTATCTGCCGATAAAATTTCTACTCAACTTTCACCTTGGGCATCTGCGTTGTTTGAATTCTTGCCACCATTTATCAAGAAACAG GTACTACTTTTGCCTGAATCAGATGACTCTGCGCAACTATCCCAG ATTGAGACAGAGAAACTTCTTGCACATCTTGTGGAGGGGGAAATGAATAAGCGTCAG AAAGAGGGCACATACAAGGGGAAGAAATTTAATGCTATATGCCACTTCTTCGGTTATCAGGCTCGGGGGTCTTTACCATCAAAGTTCGATTGTGACTATGCTTAT GTTCTAGGGCACATTGGCTACCATATTCTCGCAGCTGGTTTGAATGGTTACATGGCAACTATAACTAACTTGAGGAATCCTGTGAATAAGTGGCGTtgtggtgctgctccacttacT GCAATGATGACTGTTAAGCGTTGGGCTCAAAATCCTGGGACTGCTTCAATTGGAAAACCAGCTATTCATCCCGCTACTGTAGATTTGAAAGGCAAAGCATATGA CTTGTTGAGGCAAAATGCTACAAAATTCCTGCTTGATGATATCTACAGAAACCCAGGGCCTCTGCAGTTTGATGGTCCTGGTGCCGATTCTAAGGCTGTATCACTATGTGTTGAAGACCAGGATTACATGGGGCGTATCAAGAAACTGCAGGAGTATCTTGACAAG ATTCGAACCATTGTAAAGCCTGGGTGCTCGCAAGAGGTTCTGAAAGCAGCTTTGAGTGTGATGGCGTCTGTGACAGAAGTCCTCTCGGTTATGTCCTCATCTCCTATCAATGGCCAATCGACCCTTTAA